A region of Pseudarthrobacter sp. NIBRBAC000502770 DNA encodes the following proteins:
- a CDS encoding DUF4870 domain-containing protein, producing MAENARDHRDGQGRSEYHGVPANALPLTASEDRQWATLAHFGGILGCVPSLLIYLIFRDRGPFTAQESKEALNFSLPPTIAAVLANILVFIPYVGNIFAVIATLIWVALTCFSVAAGIHVNKGQPHRYQYNLRWLK from the coding sequence GTGGCAGAAAACGCACGTGATCACAGGGATGGCCAGGGCCGCTCCGAGTACCATGGCGTCCCCGCCAATGCCCTGCCGCTCACGGCCAGCGAAGACCGCCAATGGGCCACGCTGGCACATTTCGGCGGGATCCTTGGCTGTGTCCCCTCGCTGCTGATCTACCTGATCTTCCGCGACCGCGGGCCGTTCACCGCGCAGGAATCCAAAGAGGCGCTGAACTTCAGCCTGCCGCCCACCATCGCCGCCGTGCTGGCCAACATCCTGGTGTTCATCCCCTATGTTGGCAACATCTTCGCCGTGATCGCGACCCTGATCTGGGTGGCGCTGACCTGCTTCTCGGTGGCCGCAGGAATCCACGTCAACAAGGGCCAGCCGCACCGCTACCAGTACAACCTGCGCTGGCTCAAGTAG
- a CDS encoding DUF3097 domain-containing protein → MDYQNWGPRGISAPAKSELPEVPVERGMVLEDVQSGWVGAVTRVEKSGGMHVVALEDRRGKSRSFKLGFGFLLEGRPIRLIPPAPRPAAGAPVAGRTASGSVRVAGQRAQVAKASRIWVEGKHDAELVEKVWGDDLRVEGIVVEPLHGIDDLAAAVAGFNPGPGRRLGVLVDHLVPDSKESRIADAVMASPGAAGNVLIVGHPYVDVWQAIRPAVLGIDKWPAVPRGQDWKTGILKAFGWPHANKEDIGLGWQKLLGAVRTYADLEASLLGRVEEVIDFLTVP, encoded by the coding sequence ATGGATTACCAAAACTGGGGGCCCCGCGGCATTTCCGCCCCGGCCAAGTCGGAATTGCCCGAGGTGCCGGTGGAGCGGGGCATGGTGCTGGAGGATGTGCAGTCAGGCTGGGTAGGCGCCGTGACGCGGGTGGAAAAGTCCGGAGGGATGCACGTGGTTGCCCTGGAGGACCGCCGCGGGAAGTCCCGGTCCTTCAAGCTGGGCTTCGGTTTCCTCCTGGAGGGCCGCCCCATCAGGCTCATACCCCCGGCGCCGCGGCCGGCTGCCGGCGCTCCGGTTGCCGGCAGGACGGCCTCCGGTTCTGTCCGGGTCGCCGGCCAGCGGGCCCAGGTGGCCAAGGCAAGCCGCATCTGGGTGGAGGGCAAGCACGACGCCGAACTCGTGGAAAAGGTCTGGGGCGACGACCTTCGGGTGGAAGGCATCGTCGTCGAACCCCTGCACGGCATCGATGATCTGGCGGCGGCGGTTGCCGGCTTCAACCCCGGTCCCGGCCGGCGGCTCGGCGTCCTTGTGGACCACCTCGTTCCGGATTCCAAGGAGTCCCGCATTGCCGACGCGGTCATGGCATCCCCCGGCGCGGCCGGGAATGTCCTGATCGTGGGACACCCCTATGTTGACGTCTGGCAGGCCATCCGGCCGGCGGTCCTGGGCATCGACAAGTGGCCGGCCGTGCCCCGCGGACAGGATTGGAAGACCGGGATCCTCAAAGCCTTCGGCTGGCCGCACGCCAACAAGGAGGACATCGGCCTCGGATGGCAGAAGCTGCTGGGCGCCGTACGCACCTACGCCGACCTGGAAGCATCGCTGCTGGGGCGGGTTGAGGAAGTCATCGACTTCCTCACCGTGCCCTGA
- the dnaJ gene encoding molecular chaperone DnaJ, with protein MSSHYDVLGVSPEATGEEIKKAYRKLARTLHPDVNPGEDASERFKAVTHAYEVLSDPQKRRIYDTTGNENGTDNGFGGAGYAGQGFAFQDIFDTFFGAGGSSGPASRVRRGQDALISVRIDLRDAVFGVNKKLEVDTAVVCPTCEGSCCRPGTHPERCDICGGSGQVQRAVRSILGQVMTAAPCGTCEGFGTVIKDPCNECSGQGRIRSRRSLTIKVPAGVATGTRIQLSGQGEAGPAGGPAGDLYVEIRVNNDATYVREGDDLHATLHIPMTAAALGTDVNLETFDGTQDIDVKPGTQSGEVITLRGLGVTHLRGYGRGDLKVHLQVDTPAKLDPAQEDLLRQLAKLRGEQITEGKLAASGGMFAKLRDRFGNL; from the coding sequence TTGAGCAGCCACTATGACGTCCTTGGAGTCTCACCCGAAGCTACGGGCGAAGAGATCAAAAAGGCCTACCGCAAACTGGCCCGCACCCTCCACCCGGACGTAAACCCCGGTGAGGATGCCTCGGAACGCTTCAAGGCAGTAACTCACGCCTACGAGGTCCTCTCCGACCCCCAGAAGCGGCGGATCTACGACACCACGGGCAACGAGAACGGCACGGACAACGGCTTCGGCGGAGCCGGCTACGCGGGCCAGGGCTTCGCATTCCAGGACATCTTCGACACCTTCTTCGGCGCCGGGGGCAGCTCCGGCCCGGCTTCCCGTGTCCGCCGCGGCCAGGACGCCCTCATCAGCGTCCGGATCGACCTTCGCGACGCCGTGTTCGGCGTGAACAAGAAGCTCGAAGTGGACACCGCCGTGGTCTGCCCCACCTGTGAGGGATCCTGCTGCCGGCCCGGCACCCACCCCGAGCGCTGCGACATCTGCGGCGGCAGCGGCCAGGTCCAGCGGGCCGTCCGCTCCATCCTGGGCCAGGTCATGACTGCGGCCCCCTGCGGCACCTGCGAAGGCTTCGGCACCGTCATCAAGGACCCCTGCAACGAATGCAGCGGCCAGGGCCGGATCCGCAGCCGGCGTTCGCTGACCATCAAGGTCCCCGCCGGCGTAGCCACCGGAACCAGGATCCAGCTCTCCGGGCAGGGTGAGGCCGGCCCGGCGGGCGGCCCCGCCGGCGACCTGTACGTGGAAATCCGCGTCAACAATGACGCCACCTATGTGCGGGAAGGCGACGACCTGCACGCCACCCTGCACATCCCCATGACTGCCGCTGCCCTGGGCACCGACGTCAACCTGGAAACCTTCGACGGCACCCAGGACATCGACGTCAAGCCGGGAACACAGTCCGGCGAGGTCATCACCCTGCGCGGCCTTGGTGTCACCCACCTGCGCGGCTACGGCCGCGGGGACCTGAAGGTCCACCTCCAGGTGGACACCCCGGCGAAGCTCGACCCGGCGCAGGAAGACCTCCTCCGGCAGCTCGCCA
- the hemW gene encoding radical SAM family heme chaperone HemW — protein MPSTLPLGDPAPSDGLLPAQAADGAAARAFGLYVHIPFCAVRCGYCDFNTYTATELGGGASQDAYAQTAVSEVSLAGTVMARSGLPERKLSTVFFGGGTPTLLPADDLALILRAAVGQWGIEDGAEVTTEANPDSVTPESLAVLKEAGFTRVSFGMQSAVPHVLKVLDRTHTPSRVPQVVQWAREAGLDVSLDLIYGTPGESLADWRHSLETALSYQPDHISAYALIVEDGTKLAAQMRRGEVPGIDDDDHADKYELADQLITDAGLGWYEVSNWARSPEHACRHNLAYWRGDDWWGIGPGAHSHVGGVRWWNVKHPSAYANRLSQGHSPAAGRETLDAGTRNMERVMLEARLQSGLEVSALGAGGRHQVAGLIADGLVEPAAAFKGRLVLTLKGRLLADAVVRRVLPD, from the coding sequence CCTCGGCGACCCGGCGCCGTCGGACGGTCTGCTGCCTGCCCAGGCAGCAGACGGTGCGGCGGCCCGGGCCTTCGGCCTGTATGTCCACATCCCGTTCTGCGCGGTGCGCTGTGGGTACTGCGACTTCAACACCTACACCGCCACGGAACTGGGCGGCGGCGCGTCACAGGACGCCTACGCCCAAACCGCTGTGTCGGAAGTGTCCCTGGCCGGCACCGTGATGGCACGGTCCGGGCTGCCGGAGCGCAAGCTCAGCACTGTCTTTTTCGGGGGCGGCACGCCCACCCTGCTTCCGGCTGATGACCTTGCCCTGATCCTTCGCGCTGCCGTCGGCCAGTGGGGCATCGAGGACGGCGCCGAGGTCACCACGGAAGCCAACCCGGATTCGGTCACGCCGGAGTCCCTTGCCGTCCTCAAGGAGGCGGGCTTCACCAGGGTCTCCTTTGGGATGCAGTCCGCCGTCCCGCACGTGCTCAAGGTCCTGGACCGCACCCACACGCCCAGCAGGGTTCCGCAGGTGGTGCAGTGGGCGCGGGAGGCAGGGCTGGATGTCAGCCTGGACCTGATTTACGGGACGCCGGGGGAGTCGCTGGCCGACTGGCGCCACTCCCTGGAGACTGCCCTGTCCTACCAGCCGGACCACATCAGCGCCTACGCCCTGATTGTCGAGGACGGGACCAAGCTGGCGGCGCAGATGCGCCGCGGCGAGGTGCCGGGAATTGACGACGACGACCACGCCGACAAGTACGAACTCGCCGACCAGCTCATCACCGACGCCGGGCTCGGCTGGTATGAGGTCAGCAACTGGGCGCGGAGCCCGGAGCACGCGTGCCGCCACAACCTGGCCTACTGGCGTGGCGACGACTGGTGGGGCATCGGCCCCGGCGCGCATTCGCACGTGGGCGGGGTGCGCTGGTGGAACGTGAAGCACCCGTCCGCTTATGCCAACCGACTGTCCCAGGGGCATTCGCCCGCGGCGGGCCGGGAAACCCTTGACGCCGGAACCAGGAACATGGAGCGGGTGATGCTGGAGGCGCGCCTGCAGTCAGGGCTTGAGGTTTCGGCCCTCGGCGCCGGGGGCAGGCACCAGGTTGCCGGGCTCATCGCTGACGGCCTGGTGGAGCCGGCCGCCGCTTTCAAGGGCCGCCTTGTTCTTACGCTGAAGGGCAGGCTCCTGGCGGACGCTGTGGTCCGCCGCGTCCTTCCGGACTGA
- the hrcA gene encoding heat-inducible transcriptional repressor HrcA produces the protein MSEPRKLEVLRAIVEDYVHSREPVGSKALVERHHLGVSSATIRNDMAALEDEGLITAPHTSAGRIPTDKGYRLFVDQISAVKPLSAAERRAIQSLLEGADDLDDVLDRTVRLLSQLTNQVAVVQYPHLSKALVRHIEFVLLAPRKVLVVLIANSGKVEQRVIDVGQDLGDDAVAALRTRFLAALSGTPLSRLATALPSVVAGTAQAQRQAAHALALGLEGLAQNTREDRMVMAGTANLARSNVDFPLSIGPVLEALEEQVVMLRLLSEMAQDHRGVAVSIGRENPYDGLAEASVVATGYGPDSVAKVGILGPTRMDYPTTMAAVRAVARYLSRILGP, from the coding sequence GTGAGCGAGCCACGCAAACTGGAAGTGCTGCGGGCCATCGTGGAGGACTACGTCCACTCCCGCGAGCCGGTTGGGTCGAAAGCCCTGGTTGAGCGGCACCACCTTGGGGTTTCCAGCGCAACCATCCGGAATGACATGGCGGCCCTTGAGGACGAGGGATTAATCACGGCCCCCCACACCAGTGCAGGGCGGATTCCCACGGACAAGGGCTACCGGCTTTTCGTTGACCAGATCTCGGCGGTCAAGCCGCTGTCGGCGGCCGAACGCCGGGCTATCCAGTCCCTCCTTGAAGGCGCAGACGATCTCGACGACGTCCTGGACCGCACCGTCCGGCTGCTGTCGCAGCTGACCAACCAGGTGGCTGTGGTCCAGTACCCGCACCTCAGCAAGGCGTTGGTGCGCCACATCGAATTCGTGCTGCTTGCCCCCCGCAAGGTGCTGGTGGTCCTCATTGCCAACAGCGGCAAGGTGGAGCAGCGGGTCATCGACGTCGGCCAGGACCTGGGCGACGACGCAGTGGCAGCACTCCGCACGCGTTTCCTCGCCGCACTGTCCGGGACGCCGCTGAGCCGGCTTGCCACGGCGCTTCCCTCCGTCGTGGCCGGCACGGCACAGGCACAGCGGCAGGCTGCGCACGCCCTGGCACTTGGCCTCGAGGGGCTGGCGCAAAACACCAGGGAGGACCGGATGGTCATGGCCGGGACAGCCAACCTGGCCCGGTCAAACGTTGACTTCCCCCTCAGCATCGGTCCCGTGCTCGAGGCCCTCGAGGAGCAGGTGGTGATGCTGCGGTTGCTGAGCGAGATGGCCCAGGACCACCGCGGCGTTGCCGTCAGCATCGGAAGGGAAAACCCCTACGACGGCCTGGCCGAAGCGTCGGTGGTGGCCACCGGCTACGGCCCCGACAGCGTCGCCAAGGTAGGAATCCTCGGGCCCACCAGGATGGACTACCCCACCACCATGGCCGCCGTCCGGGCAGTGGCCCGGTACCTTTCCAGGATTTTGGGGCCCTGA